GAGGGCTGGATGCCTTCGTTGGGTTCATCGAGAAGCAGCACTTTCGGGTCTGCTGCCAGCGCGCGGGCAATGGCAAGCTGCTGTTGCTGGCCGCCGGAAAGCACACCTCCCGGTCGATCGAGGTTGGCCATCAGGTATGGAAAAAGTTCAGGGACCAGTGCGGGAATTTCGCGTTTGCCATCAGCACGCGCAAAGGCGCCCATCAGGATGTTTTCGCGGATGGTAAAATCGGGAATGATCTCCCTTCCCTGGGGGACATAGGCGATACCGGCCCTTGCCCTCATATGCGTCGGGGAAGAGGCGACGTCTTTTCCTTCCAGATACATCTCGCCCGTCATCCGGTCGGTTAGCGCCATCAGGGTTTTCAACAGCGTCGTTTTGCCGGTGCCGTTACGGCCGAGGATGGTCGTGATCTTGCCGGCCGGAATATCGAGCGTGACGCCGTGCAGGATATGGCTGCGGCCGTAGTAGCTGTGCACGCCTTTTAATGACAGCATCAGGATATTCCTTTCGAACCGAGATAGGCTTCACGGACCTTGGGATTGCGCTCGATATCTTCGACGCTTCCTTCCGCGAGAACCTCTCCGAGATGGAGAACGGTGATGTACTCGGCGATCTCGCGGACGAACCCCATGTCGTGTTCGACGACGAGGATCGTATGGCGACCTTTGAGATTGTTGATGATTTCTGCGGTCTTGCGGGTTTCCGCCTGGGTCATGCCGGCTGTCGGCTCGTCCAGCAGAACCACCTTGGGATCCTGCACGATGAGCATTCCAAGCTCCAGCCACTGTGTCTGACCATGGCTGAGATAGGCGGCTGTCGTACCCTGTTCAGCATCGAGGCCCGTGAGCGCCAGAACGTCGTCTACACGGCTTGCCTCGGAACGCGAAAAGCCGAACCGGAGATTTGCAAAGACCGAAGGCTTTCTGCAATTGGCGACCTCCAGGTTCTGACGCACCGTCAGTTCACGGAAGACGCTGGGAATCTGGAATTTTCGGCCGATCCCGGCACGCGCAATTTTGTGCTCAGGCCAGTTGGTGATGTCGGTGTCGTAGACGAAAACCTTGCCCTGCGTGCTGCGCGTCTTGCCGCTGACCAGATCCATCAGGGTTGTCTTTCCGGCGCCATTTGCGCCGAGCAACACACGCAACTCGCCGTCGCGGACGGTGATGCTGACATTGTTGACGGCTCTGAAGCCGCCGAAATCGACGCTGAGACCGTCGATGGTCAATGCGATTGCACTCATATCACAATGCCTCGCTTTGTTGCTGCAACGGTGAAGGCGCCGCACCTGGTTTGACCCGGCGAATAAATGCCCGCAGAACGTCATGCGCGACGCCGCCAAGGCCACGCGGCATGAACAGCACGACGAGCATGAAGATGAGGCCGATGATTGCTTTCCACGCCTCAACCAGCGCCTCGGTCTCGCTGACCTCTGCCTCGATCATGTTGATGAGGATCGCGCCGATGCAGGCGCCGAGCAGGGATGAGCGACCGCCGACGGCCGCCCAGACGACCATCGTGACCGAAAAGGAAAGATCCATGAACGTTGGCGAGGCGAATTCCGCGACAACCACGTAAAGCATGCCGGCAACACCGGCGATGCCCGCCGAGATGACAAAGAAGAATACCTGGTAGAGCGAGACGTCGAAGCCGAGATAGCGGGCGCGCACTTGGTCATCGCGGATCGCCTGCAGGATCATGCCTGCGCGGGTTTCGACGACAAGGCGGGCGCCGATGAGCGCCAAGGACAGGCATACGGCACACAGGTAATAGGTCGCCCGGCTGTAGGGATCGAATTCGATGCCACCGATCGTCAGCCAGCCGAGATCGGTCAGGCCGTTGAAACCATTTGTAATCGGTTGCGCATCGACCATGACGAGGCGGACGAGAAGGACGAGCGCCAGTGTGATGATCGACACGAAGACGCCGGAAATGCGTTTGCGGAACACCAGCATGCCGAGCGCGCCGGCAATCACTACAGGAAGCATGATGCCGAGCACGAGGCCCACCGACTGGCTTTGAAACGGAAGCCAGAGGAAGGAGCCCTTGTTGATGCAGCAAAGTTCCGTCGGTGCGCCGGGTTCGGCATTCCATAGCATGAAATCCGGAACCGGCTTGTCGGAACCCTGTTGCAGACTGGTCAGGCTTGACAGTTTCAGGGACATGGCAAGCATGTAAGCGCCAAGGCCGAAAAACAGCCCCTGGCCGAGATTAAGAATTCCGGCGTAGCCCCATGTCAGCGCAATGGCGACACCGAGCATGCCGTAGACAAGATATTTTGAAATGCGGTTCAGCCAGAATTCGTCGCCGAAAACGGGTGCCGCGAAAATCACTGCGATGAAGAGCACATAGGCAGCGATCTGGAATTTCCGTTCGATGCTCATGTCAGCGCCCCTTGAACGAGAACAGCCCGCTGGGCTTTACGAGAATGACGAGGATGACGACTCCGAAAACGACCGCGCGTGCCAGAATGTCGTTCGTTCCGATGGCCACCAGCGCATTGATTTCCCCCAGAAGCCCTGATGAAAGGGCCGTACCGAAAAGGCTGCCGACGCCGCCTGTCACCACGACCATGAAACCGTCGACGACCATCGTCGTGCCCATATCCGGGAAAACGGTCTTGAAGCCGGACATCATGACGCCCGCGACGCCGGCCAGACCGGAACCGAAGGCAAAGGTGAGCGCGTTGATGCGCTTCACATCGATGCCGCAGGCCGCAGCCATTTTTGGATTACGGATGATTGCCCGCACCTGCATGCCTGCCGTCGTGCGATAGAGAATGAACCATGTCGCCAGCGTCAGCGCGGCTGTTACCGCAATGATGAAGGTGCGGTAAGCGTTGATGGCGGCACCGGCAAACCTGAAGGTGCCTTGCAGGTATGAAGGCACTGCGACGTTTTGCAGCCCGGCCCCGAGGCCTTCGATATGGATGCCAAAAAAGGTGAGGCCGAATTCGAGCCTTACGGCCTGCTGCAAAAGGATGGCAATACCCCAGGTGGCGAGAAGCGTGTCGAGCAGGCGGCCGTAGAGCCGTCGCACGACCACCCGTTCGATTGCCAGGCCAAGCAATGCCGTCACGACAAAAGCCAGCGGTATTGCCAGCAGAAGGCTCGTTTTCAGCCAGATGCCCGAGAGAACGGCGACATAAGCGCCGATCATGACCATTTCGCCGTGGGCCATGTTGATGACGCCCATGGCGCCGTAGGTGATGGCGAGGCCGAGTGCCACCAGAAGAAGGATCGAGCCGAGACTGAGGCCGATGAAGAGAATGTCGAGCATAACGCCACCGTTCATGAGAAGGGCGGGCCAGACTTTTTCCTGCTCCTGGCCAATCCCGAATGTGGGTTGGCGCGGCACAGAGGAAAAAACACAGATCCGCCTTGCCGAGACATTGTCCCGCCAAACATGGTTGGCGGGACGACGCGGGGAGGGGTCAGCCCTTGAGCTTTGCTGCGTCGAGACCGTTGCTGGTGCAGAACAGATTGCTTTCCGTCTCGCCATAGGCCGAGTAGGGCAGCGGCTTGATCGGCGCGGGATATGCGTTGACGACCTTGCTCTGGCCATCCGGTTGCCATTGCCCGATGCGCGGTGTCAGCCAGCAATGCAGGTTGTCGGGGTCGGTGGTCACCTTGCCGCCGGGTGCTTCATAGGTCTGGCCGCGTATGCCGGCCCGGATCGCGTCGGCAGATAGATCGCCGGATTTCTCCACCGCCTGCTTCCAAAGGAATACCTGGAAATAGGCGGCCTCGAGCGAATGGTATGTCACGGCTTTCGGATCGTTGACGAAGGTCCTGAAGCGGTCGATGAAGCTCTTGTTTTCAGGCGTTTCGATCGACATGAAGTAGGGGAAGGATGTATAGCTGCCCGCCGCATATTCGGCGCCCATGGCCGCGATCTCGATCTCGGACGTCACCGTCGCGCAGATCGGGATAACCTCCTGTGAGAGGCCCTGGTTCTTGAACTCGCGGTAGAAGGCGATGATCGAGTCTCCCACGACGTTGGAAAGAACGACATCCGCGCCCGATTCCTTGATCTTGCTGACCATGACCGCCCATTCCGAGTGGCCAAGTTCCAGATATTCGTCCGCGACCCATTCCGCACCGGCCGCTTCGATCAACTTCTTGGAAACCTTGGCCATCTCGCGCGGATAGACATAATTCGAGCCGACGATGAAGAACTTCTTCTTGCCCAGTTTCTCGACGATCCAGGGAATGTAGTTGGAGAGCTGCTGGTTTGGAACCGCGCCGGAATAGACGACGTTGCGCGAGCATTCGAAGCCCTCATAGTGCGTCTGGTAGAACAGCATCGCGCCGCGGCGTTCGAAGATCGGCAGCACTGCCTTGCGGCTGGCAGAGGTGTGGCAGCCGAATACGGTGGAAATCTTGTCCTTGACGATCAGCTTCGACGCCTTTTCGCTGAAGGTTTTCGGATCGGACGCCCCATCTTCCACGACGACTTCTACCTGGCGGCCGAGAACACCGCCCGCCGCGTTGATTTCGGCCACGGCCATCATGACGCCGTTGGCCAGAAGTTTTTCGGCGACGGAAAGGCCACCCGTCTGGGAGTAAAGCGCGCCGACCTTGATGGCGTCGGCTGCAAAGGCCCGGCCGCCCAAAGCCGGCAGGGCAAGTGCGGCTGAAGCGGTGGCTGCGGTTTTCAGAAATTCACGTCTGTTGAACACCATCTTGGTTCCCCTTTTTTTGATTGGCGCACGCAGTGGCACTGCCCGGCTCTGCGGCGAGGCTTTCATGCCGAAAAAGTATTGGAGGGCTGACGTCACTGTCAGCAGACAACAAAAAACCCGCGAGGCTTGTCACAGCCTGCGGGCACCCTTGCCATCAACGCATCACGGCTGTGCCGCGTGCAACAGCGGCACATGGCTTCGTCAAACGAAGGGATGTGCCGGAGGTGTTCATCTGGAACACATGAAAAACTAATCATGTTTTTGGGAAGGGCGCAAGAGCTGTTCAGCGTTGATAATCGAATTGGCTATTTCATCGATCGGCACGCGCCGGGCCATCGCCTGCTCGCGCATTTCGCGATAAGCCTCGTTCTCGCTCGTGCCGCGATTGGCCATCAGAATGGCCTTGGCCCTGGCGAGCTTCTGGTCTCCCAATACCTTGCGTTTGTATTTGCGTGCCTCCTTCACGAGTTTTTGGCGCTCGAGCCAGAGGCTGCGGGCGATGGCGAGATTGGTCAGCAGGCCGAAAGGTTTGATCGGTCTCTCGACGATGGCGAGCGCGCCGCTTTCCAGAACGATCTGCAACGTCGAGGGGTTTTCGTAACCCACGATGGCGAGCATGGTCGGAGCGGGATTGGGGAGACACTTCAGCAGGCGTTCGATCTCCGGTCGCGCCTCATCTTCCATGGCAAGGAAGACGACATCTGTACCATGCGGCAATTCGGCGGGCACTGGCCAGAGGAAGCTGACGGTACAACCGATGCGGCGCAGGTGATCGACCAGGAACTCTCCTTCGGATGTCCGGGGGTGGATGACCAGAACCTTGAGATCCCGCAAATCTCTAAGAAGGGCGAAAGACATCGTCACTCCCCCCTCAGACCTGAACACGATGGTGAAAAATCTGCGTCAAGTCCGGGCGATATTCGCGCATGAACGGATCCGGCGCCACCCGCACCGACGGATCATAGACAATGTCATAGCCGCCCTGCGCATTCACCCTTGCAACTCTTGGCCACAGATGCGTGTGGTTCGTCTGCCGATCGATCTTTACGGCACCCTGCGGGGCATCATACTCCACCTCGTAGAGGGCGGGCAGAAGGTGTTCCAGCCCCTCGCTGCCGGCCCGTTGCAAAGCCGCCGCATAGAGATAGACCTGGAAATAGGCCGCCTCGGCCGGCGCGGTCGGCAGCATCTGCTGGCCATAGCGGTTCTGGTAAGCCGAAACGAACGCGCGAGAGCGGGGCGTATCCAGAGAAGCAAAAAACGGCGCTGCGGTGATATGACCTTCGGCCACCTCCGGCCGCATTCGGATCACGTCGGCCTCGCTTGTCGATTGACTGGCAATCGGCATGGTCGCTGCATCGAACCCCGCCTCCTTGAACGCCGTATAAAACGGAATGATACCGTCGCCGACGATCGTCGAATAGATGACATCCGGTTGCGCAGCTTTAATGTGCCGGATGATTTTGGCGACGTCCTCGGTTTTGAGGTTAAGCGGGACGTACATCTCGTCCAGAACCTGTCCGCCCAACTGAAGAAAGAGGTCGCTGATCGTCCGGTTCGATTCATAAGGATAGACGTAATTCGACCCGACCAGAAAAACACGCTTTCCATAATGCGTGGTGAGGAAGTCGACCAATTGCACGGAATTTTGATTGGGGGCGGCACCTGTGTAGATGCAGTGTCGGGAGTATTCGAAACCCTCGTAAAGCGTCGGGTAGAACAGCAATGCATCACGGGCCTCGATGACGGGCAGAGCTGCTTTGCGAGTGCTCGACATGTGGCAGCCGAAGACGACGCGGACCCGATCTTCGTCGCAGAGCCTGACCGCAAAGTCCCTATAGAGACTGGGGGTTGATTGCGGATCGTAAGCTACCGGTTCGATCGCCCGACCGAGCACGCCGCCCGCTGTATTGATTTCGTCGATCGCCAGCAAGCTCGCGGCTCTCTGGGTTTTTTCGACGGCTCCGGTCACGCCCGTCTCGGAAAACAGCACGCCGACCCGCCAGCTTTCTGAAGTCATCATCGCCACCAAAAAATAAAAAAGCTCCCGCCCGTTTCCGGTCGAGAGCTACCCTGCTCATGGAATATCAGCGACCCATTGGGGCCTGCGAAAAGATGATGGCAGTTTCCGCGTCCTCTGACAATAGCTGAACCGTAAGCGCCTTCTAAGACCATGCCATCGGAGTGTTGGTGTTGCCGGAAGTAATGGTTGGCGTGATCGAGCTGATGCGGCGCGGATCGTTACCGCCCATATGAACGGCGTCTGTTGACCACATGTCACGCGGGCCGCCCGGTTATTGCCTGAAACGGCTCGGCAGAAACGGAAGGGCTTCGCCGCTGATGCGATTTTCGAGTGCGTCGAGCACGAGATCTGCTGTCTTGGGAGCGGCGGCAATGCCGACATGCCCGTGGCCGAATGCGGCGACAAGACCAGGGTGCCGCGACAGCGGGCCAATCACCGGCAGGCCATCCGGCGTGGAGGGACGATGCCCCATCCAGAGCCGAAGCGTGGGGGTCTTGTCCGTGGATAGATAGGGGTAGCTCGCCAGGGCATGCCGTTGCAGCACCCGCGCGCGCTCCCAATTCGGAGGCTTATCGACCGATGCGAGCTCGACCTGGCCCGAAAGGCGCAAACCCATGTCTGTCGGTGTATTGGCCATCCGGCCGGTGCTCGGCATCACGGGGATCTCGAAAGGCGTTTGCCCCGATGTAACGGTCACATGGTAACCCCGTTCGCTCTGCATCGGAATGCGCACGCCAAGCGGGCGCAGCAGATGGCCGGAATGTATGCCGGCGGCCACGACGATGCGGTCGGCAGATAACGTCTCGCCGCCCTTGAGCACGGCCTGCGGTGCCGGGCCGTCGAGGATAGCGGTTACGGCGGATTGGTGGAATTGCACACCCCTGCGCCGCGCGGCGTCCACAATGCCGGCCACATAGCGCCCGGTGTCTCGGCAATGGGCGCCGTTGACCACATGGACGGCGAACCGGTAGGCAGGGCCGAGCGCCGGCAGCCTTTCGCGGATTTCAGCCTCATTCCATTCCGCATAGGCAACGCCATTCTCGCGACGCAGCTCCCAGCTCAGTGCTTCCGCCTCGAAGGAGGCTCGGTCGGGATAGGCGTAGAGCAGCCCTTTTTGAAGAATAAGCTGCTCCTGTCCGGTCTTCCGCGCGAGCTCCAGATGCCGTTCGGGTCCATCGTGCAGCAGGAAGTTCAGTAATTTCGCCGTCCGGCGCACGCGTGCCTTGCTCGCACCGGCCCACAAAAAACGGAGGAGCCACGGCGCCAGCTGCGGCAGCGACATCCAATCGATCGTCAGCGGCCCGTTTCGGTCGAGGAGGAAGCCGGGAACTTTCCGCCACAGGCCAGGCATGCTCATCGGGATGATCGATGCCGGGCTGATCCAGCCGCCATTGCCATAGCTTGCGCCGGCTTCACTGCCTGGCGCATTGCCATCGCAAAGTGCCACATCCCAGCCCGCTTCCGCCAATCTTAATGCTGTGGTGGCACCGATGATGCCCGCGCCGACCACGATTACCTTGCCTGTCATTGCCGTTTTCGTCCTGCTCTCAGGAAAGTCCGCCATGGAAATGGCTGAGGAATTCCCGCGTTTTCGTCTCGCGGGGTTCGTTGATGACTTGGCGCGCATCGCCCGACTCGATGACGAAGCCGTCCTGCATGAAGATGACGGTGTCGGCGACATCGCGGGCAAAAGCCATTTCATGGGTGACGAGGATCATCGTCATCCCCTGTTCGGCAAGCTGGCGGATGACCGCCAATACTTCACCGACCAATGCCGGATCGAGTGCCGAGGTGGCCTCATCGAACAGCATGACTTCCGGTTTCATGGCCAGTGCCCGGGCAATCGCCACGCGCTGCTTCTGTCCACCGGAAAGCTGCTCCGGGCGTGCATCGGCTTTCTCGACCAGCCCGACTTTGGAGAGAAGCTCCATCGCGAGTGCCCGCGCAGAATTGCTGTCCTGTTTCAACACGCTCACCGGCCCGATCATCACATTGTCGATGACGCTCATGTGCGGGAACAAATTGAAGTTTTGAAACACCATTCCCGTATTGGCGCGGAAGGTTGCCAGATCCCGGTCGCGCATGGCGACGTGGCCCGAGGAAAAGTCCATCCGCCTTCCGCCGATGGTGATGCAGCCCGCATCAGGCAACGACAGCAGATTGAGGCTGCGCAACAGGGTGGATTTTCCCGAACCGCTCGGCCCGATCATCGCCACGACATGACCGCGTGGCACGGAAAGATTGATATCTTTCAGGACCTCCAGCGGTCCGAAGGACTTCTTCAGGCCCACGACCTCGATCATCGGTTCCGTGCCGGCCATCGTCTGGATCTCGTTATTCATGTCTTGCGGCCCTCCAGCCAATGCGCCAGGCGTGTCATGGGAAACAGGACGGCCAGATAGATGGCTGCAATCAGGGTGTATGTTTCGAGCGGCCGGTAGGTGGCGGATGTCACCAGTTGACCTTGATAGAGCAGGTCGGGCACCGCGAGCACGGAGAGAAGCGAGGTGTTCTTGAGCTGCAGGACGGACTGGTTCACCAGTGGCGGCACCATGCGGCGCAATGCCTGCGGCAGGATGATCTTGGCCATCAACTGGCCTCGCCGCATGCCGATCGCGCGGCCCGCATCCCATTGTCCCGGATCGATCGAGACGATGCCGCCCCGGATGATCTCGGCATAAAACGCGGCGCCGTACATGGTCAGCGTGATGAAAGCCGCCATCGCTGGCGAGATCTGAATTCCGACCAGCATGGGCAGGGCATAATAACACCAGACCAGTTGCACGAGGACAGGTGTACAGCGGAACAGTTCCACGATCGTCATGATCGGAACGGTAACGACTTTCATCCCAGAGAGCCGGGCAAGAGCGAAGACCGTGCCGACGACGATTCCAGAGATGATGGTCAGAACAGTGAAGCCGACCGTATAACCCAAGCCTTGAAGAAACAGGCCGCGGTACTGCCAAAGGCCGGAGAAGTCCCATTGATACTGCATCACAGCGCGCTTTGTTCTGCCCGGCGGAATATCCGCGGAGAGGTTGATGTAAAGAGCCACTCGCCAAGCGTCAGGATGTCGAAGACGGGAAGGCCGAGGGCTGCCGAGATCGCCTGTGCAAAGGGCGGCATGTTGGTGCATTCCAGCACGATCGCGCCGACCGAGGGATGCTCGGCGATGAGCTTTCGGGCAACATCGATCACTTCGGCCTCCAGTGCCGCATGATCATATGCGGCGGAGCCCTCGATGAGCGCATGAAATGCGCCGCCGGCGGGCACCCCGCGCACGGGCACCGATGGATCGGCCCCGCAGGCTTCGAACACGTCGGGACCGAGGCTGGCGGCATCATAGGTTATCACGCCGGGACGCAGCCCGGCGCCAAGCGTCATTTTCACCATGGGCAATTGCATCAGGCTGGAGGCGGCGACCGGCACACCGAGCGCCTCGGCCAATTTTCGCTGATGTCGCGCCATGAAGCCGCAGGACGTGATGATTGCGCTGCAGCCCTCCGAGATAAGCTCTCGTCCGGCGGCGATGAAATCTTCGACGAGACCCTCGCCGCCCGCACGGACGACGAGTGAAACGGACGCACCGCGCACTTTGCGAAACTTGACTGGAAAACGCCATGAGCCGGCATGGCCGACATCGCCAGGTGGACGTTCGAACGTCGTGTCCAGCATGATGATGCCCAAGGCACCTGAGGAAGCGGACATGGGCGTGCCTGTCAGAATGTCAAATTTGCAGGCAGCGCAGCCTTGTCGACACCGACGAGTGCGAGGCTCTCGACAATCCAGTTCGAGATATTGCCTTGCCCACGGCGTTCCGCAAGCCAGGTGTCGACATAATCGCGGAACTCGCCATTCGGATCGCGGCGCACGCCGATTGTCGTCGGTTGGCTCGCATGGGGCTCCGGAATGATGAGCTTGACGTTCGGCGCAAGGTGCTTCGTCGTCACGACGGCGAGCAGGGCGACCTGGATGATGGCGTCGGCGCGGCCCGATTGAAGCGCCAGAATGGTCTCATCGGCAGATTTGAGCGCAACCAGCGTGCAGTTCGGTAGGTTCTTGCGGGCGAAATTGTCCTGCGTCGAGCCAAGGTCGACGGCTACCCGCATCTCCGGCTTGTTCATCTCCTCCCACTTCGTCACTTCCAGGTCCTTGCGGGCAACGAGGGTGAAGGTATTGTCCATCAGCGCCTTGGTGAAGTCGACAACCTTGGCGCGCTCTGGATTGTTGCTGAGCCCGAACATGATGTCGATCTTGTCGCTTTGCAGATCGATCACGGAATTGCCCCAGGTCGTCTCGACCAGCTCCAGTTTGACGCCGATATGTTGCGCCAGATCACGGCCCATTGCGACGCAGAAACCTTCCCACTCTCCGGTTGCCAGGTTCTTGTGATAATAAGGCTCGGTGCCTGCAAATACGCCGATCCGCAACGCACCACGAGCCCGGATTGCTTCGAGTGTTGCGCCTTCGGTTGCTGCGAGAAGTGCGGAAGATGGGAGGAGTGCTGCAGCGCCTGCAAGCAGCATTACTCTTCCGAAGTCACGTCTGTTCATGGCCATATCCCCAGTTGATTATTCGTTCCCTATTGCGCCTTGCGGGCGATCAATGCGTTGTCGCGATTGATTTTATTGGAAAGCACGACCGAATAGGTCACGCTCTCGATTTCCTCGATCCGGGCAAGCTCTTCGATCAGGGCTTCCAGATCTTCCAAAAAATTGACGTTCACACGGCAGAGGATGTTTGCCGGGCCGCTGATCGCATCGGCGGTCGAGATCTCCGGGTAGCCGCGCAATACCACGAATAGCCTTTGCGTGGCGCGCATGGCGGTGGTGATGAAGATATAGGCTGAAACGCTCTGATCGATCTCGCGGCGACCGACGATCGCGCGATAGCCGAGAATGACGCCGCGGCGCTCCAGCCGCTCGATGCGCTCCTGGACACTCGATCGTGCGAGGCCGACACGTCGGGCCAATTCACTGGCAGGCACGCGCGCGTTTTCCTCCAGGATGCTGAGCAGATTGCGGTCAATGCTGTCGCCGTAGTCCATGTCGTTCCCACTTTCTTTTGTGGAAAGACTGCGTTCAAACTTTCCCAAAGAAAAGCATTGAAAAATGGGTTCTTCATGACTTTTATTCATGATCCCGAACAGGAGCTTCGTCATGCGCCGTTTTCTGCCATCCTTGAGTGCCCTGCATGCATTCGATGCATCCGTGCGTCACTTGAGTTTTACCAAGGCGGCCGAGGATATGGGGATCACCCAAAGCGGCATCAGCCGGCAAATAAAAAACCTTGAAGATTTTCTGGGTCTTACCCTGTTCGAGCGCGCCGGGCCGAAGCTGATCCTGACGGAGGAGGGCACGCGGTATTATGATGAGATTTCGCGCCTTCTCGATAAGCTGGAAGATGTCTCCATCGATGCCGTCCGCGGTCGAAAAGCACAGAGCATGCTGAAGATCGGCTTTCCGCCGACACTGATGCGGCGCTGGGGAGCGTCGATGCTGACCGCTTTTGCAGCCGCGCATCCCCAGACATGGTTCGAGGTTTATCCTTGCCGTCACGATCTCGACTTTGCGACATCCGAGCTGGATCTGGCGTTTCTGCGCGGCACCGGAAATTGGAGCGGAGCGCGCAGCCAGCTGCTCTTCGACGAGGAATTGGTTGTAGTTGGCGCACCGAAGCTGATGCCGCTGCAAGGCCTGCCGAACGACGAGGCGCTGCTGGAATATCCGCTGATCCAAAATTCCAGCCGCCCGAGCCTGTGGCTGCATTGGCTGCGGGGTGCAGGCGTGCATTATAAGAGCCGCATTTATGGCCCGCGCCTGCCGAACTTCGATATGATCCTTGAATGCGCCATCAACGGTATGGGACTGGCAATCGTTCCCGAACTCCATGTGCGCACCGAACTGGCCGCAGGGATTTTGAATCCCGCTCTAAACAGGTTTCAGACATCGGGCGAGGGCTTTTATCTCTGTTTCCCGCAGGCGCGGATGAACTCGGCCAATGTGCGGATCTTCCGCGACTGGTTTGCTACCGAATTCGCGCGCCGGCGGCAATTCCTGCCTCTGGCGCATCCCTTAAATCAAAAATAGGACTTCTCTATGGGCTTCAGCTCAAGCGGATCTTCTCCCCGCTTCAATAGCCAGGAATAGACCGGCGGCACTCGGTCTGCGATGGATTCGACGTGAACGTCAATGAAGCAAGGTCCGTCCTCGTGGGCGAAGGCGGCTGCGAGTGCGCCGTCGAGTTCTGAACCTGTCTTGGCTGTCCATGCCTTGAGGCCATAGGCTTCCGCGATTGCCTGACCGCGCGGCGCCAGAAAGTCCACGCCAAAGCACTGATTGTGACCTTTGAGCCGGTGGAGGCCCTTGATCCAGCCGAATGTGCCATTGTTGAAGAGGATAAGGATTGCCGGCACCTGCAAGCGCACCAGCGTTTCCAATTCGCCGACCGTCATGCCGAACGATCCGTCACCAAAGAGACCGATCGGCCTCTTGGACGGATCGGCCCGCCAGGCCCCGACTGTGGCGGGAAGGGCCGAACCGAGCCCACCGAAGGCGCGCGGGATGGCGAAACGCGTTTCACGATCATTGATTTTAAGGAAGCGCGTCATGTAGGGCGTCGGTGTGCCAGCGTCGGAGTAGATCAACGCTGGTTTGCAGGAGGCATGGAGCGCCTCGTTGAAGGCACGTACGGCCCTCTCCGGTCGCAGT
The DNA window shown above is from Agrobacterium tumefaciens and carries:
- the urtD gene encoding urea ABC transporter ATP-binding protein UrtD, with protein sequence MSAIALTIDGLSVDFGGFRAVNNVSITVRDGELRVLLGANGAGKTTLMDLVSGKTRSTQGKVFVYDTDITNWPEHKIARAGIGRKFQIPSVFRELTVRQNLEVANCRKPSVFANLRFGFSRSEASRVDDVLALTGLDAEQGTTAAYLSHGQTQWLELGMLIVQDPKVVLLDEPTAGMTQAETRKTAEIINNLKGRHTILVVEHDMGFVREIAEYITVLHLGEVLAEGSVEDIERNPKVREAYLGSKGIS
- the urtC gene encoding urea ABC transporter permease subunit UrtC; translated protein: MSIERKFQIAAYVLFIAVIFAAPVFGDEFWLNRISKYLVYGMLGVAIALTWGYAGILNLGQGLFFGLGAYMLAMSLKLSSLTSLQQGSDKPVPDFMLWNAEPGAPTELCCINKGSFLWLPFQSQSVGLVLGIMLPVVIAGALGMLVFRKRISGVFVSIITLALVLLVRLVMVDAQPITNGFNGLTDLGWLTIGGIEFDPYSRATYYLCAVCLSLALIGARLVVETRAGMILQAIRDDQVRARYLGFDVSLYQVFFFVISAGIAGVAGMLYVVVAEFASPTFMDLSFSVTMVVWAAVGGRSSLLGACIGAILINMIEAEVSETEALVEAWKAIIGLIFMLVVLFMPRGLGGVAHDVLRAFIRRVKPGAAPSPLQQQSEAL
- a CDS encoding transporter substrate-binding domain-containing protein, translated to MVFNRREFLKTAATASAALALPALGGRAFAADAIKVGALYSQTGGLSVAEKLLANGVMMAVAEINAAGGVLGRQVEVVVEDGASDPKTFSEKASKLIVKDKISTVFGCHTSASRKAVLPIFERRGAMLFYQTHYEGFECSRNVVYSGAVPNQQLSNYIPWIVEKLGKKKFFIVGSNYVYPREMAKVSKKLIEAAGAEWVADEYLELGHSEWAVMVSKIKESGADVVLSNVVGDSIIAFYREFKNQGLSQEVIPICATVTSEIEIAAMGAEYAAGSYTSFPYFMSIETPENKSFIDRFRTFVNDPKAVTYHSLEAAYFQVFLWKQAVEKSGDLSADAIRAGIRGQTYEAPGGKVTTDPDNLHCWLTPRIGQWQPDGQSKVVNAYPAPIKPLPYSAYGETESNLFCTSNGLDAAKLKG
- the urtB gene encoding urea ABC transporter permease subunit UrtB, which translates into the protein MLDILFIGLSLGSILLLVALGLAITYGAMGVINMAHGEMVMIGAYVAVLSGIWLKTSLLLAIPLAFVVTALLGLAIERVVVRRLYGRLLDTLLATWGIAILLQQAVRLEFGLTFFGIHIEGLGAGLQNVAVPSYLQGTFRFAGAAINAYRTFIIAVTAALTLATWFILYRTTAGMQVRAIIRNPKMAAACGIDVKRINALTFAFGSGLAGVAGVMMSGFKTVFPDMGTTMVVDGFMVVVTGGVGSLFGTALSSGLLGEINALVAIGTNDILARAVVFGVVILVILVKPSGLFSFKGR
- a CDS encoding ANTAR domain-containing response regulator, which codes for MSFALLRDLRDLKVLVIHPRTSEGEFLVDHLRRIGCTVSFLWPVPAELPHGTDVVFLAMEDEARPEIERLLKCLPNPAPTMLAIVGYENPSTLQIVLESGALAIVERPIKPFGLLTNLAIARSLWLERQKLVKEARKYKRKVLGDQKLARAKAILMANRGTSENEAYREMREQAMARRVPIDEIANSIINAEQLLRPSQKHD
- the urtE gene encoding urea ABC transporter ATP-binding subunit UrtE, encoding MLSLKGVHSYYGRSHILHGVTLDIPAGKITTILGRNGTGKTTLLKTLMALTDRMTGEMYLEGKDVASSPTHMRARAGIAYVPQGREIIPDFTIRENILMGAFARADGKREIPALVPELFPYLMANLDRPGGVLSGGQQQQLAIARALAADPKVLLLDEPNEGIQPSIVEEIEKIIIRLNREIGMTIILVEQNVAFARHASHQFAMLEKGSVVAAGAIDTLSDALVHRHMAV
- a CDS encoding transporter substrate-binding domain-containing protein — translated: MMTSESWRVGVLFSETGVTGAVEKTQRAASLLAIDEINTAGGVLGRAIEPVAYDPQSTPSLYRDFAVRLCDEDRVRVVFGCHMSSTRKAALPVIEARDALLFYPTLYEGFEYSRHCIYTGAAPNQNSVQLVDFLTTHYGKRVFLVGSNYVYPYESNRTISDLFLQLGGQVLDEMYVPLNLKTEDVAKIIRHIKAAQPDVIYSTIVGDGIIPFYTAFKEAGFDAATMPIASQSTSEADVIRMRPEVAEGHITAAPFFASLDTPRSRAFVSAYQNRYGQQMLPTAPAEAAYFQVYLYAAALQRAGSEGLEHLLPALYEVEYDAPQGAVKIDRQTNHTHLWPRVARVNAQGGYDIVYDPSVRVAPDPFMREYRPDLTQIFHHRVQV